ATAGTGAATGCAACATAAATGAACTaacaaatcaaacaaaaaagGGCTCAGATCGCTTATATCCTGATTATCAACTTGACTATCCCAAGGGCGGCTCAACCCTAAAGTGGCTTTAGGCCCCAAAAAATAAGGAGGCCAAAAATCCCCAAATTCAGTTCGCTCAAATACGAAAACATACCAAagatgccaaaaaaaagaaataaattcgaCCGATTAAACGAAGAACCAAAAGCACTGAGCAGACAAGAGATGAAGGAGATACATACATATGTTAAAATGTTAATATTAATTGTGAAGCACCGCCAATAGCACACTTGGAAGAAACCTAAgtagaatataaaaaaattatgtatttattgttATAGGTTGTTGTTAGTCTTTTAGTAATTATTATCtccatatttttgaaattttattattgatataattataataaaaaatcgCAAAAAGTTAAATTTGTAGttactttttatttcttaatttgtcTATTTCACTTCAATTTGAATCAATCATGTCTTAAGGTTAACTTTgtacaattatttttaattctttGAGATATTCCATTAAACATTTCAAACTCAAACTAATTAGATTATCaaatgattaaatttaaatgtcttaaatTTGAATGTCTTCTAAAGGTAACAATCAATATAATATTGGTTCTTGTAATTTAAAGTATTACGAAATATTATATAAGAAATGATACTCTAATTGGCATATTTAATGAAATAAagtcttaattatatttttaaatacttttagaataattttgataattcatGTAACATTTcattctattaaaaaaaattcaaaactatAATCAATAAAAGAGATTTAAACATTTGTGTTGTTATGTAACatacaataatttatatatatatttattcttgtCTTAatgtcaattaaaaaaaatattaaattataatatattacaatatttttaaaaaaaattataagaataaaatatgtttaaaaagaACTAAAAAAGTGTAATTAACGTTTCTAAATTTTGGCTTTAGGCCACTCATTCTATTGAGTTGTCCTTGGATTAGCCGTAAaacttattttctctattttgttGATCAAATGCAATTAAACTTCTTCATCAGTGTACTATTAACAGATTTAAACAAAAGATATCTAACTATTCAATACATAAGCCAAACCAATTTGTAGAATCATAAATTACGAATTTACTCCGAATACAGGATCAAATCAATAGTTTGTTTACTGTTAATAGCTCACAGAGGCGGATCCATTATTATAAAAGCAGTAAATAAACGTAAGTATGAGATAGTAGATATCTACACATGTATCCAATTTTTATATGTTGGATCGACCTTTCTACACGCAATCTAACTAAATTTCTAAGCGAATTCTCGCCAAATTCAAGGAAAACaatttttttcacaaaaaatCAAACGAGATTTGCTCATAAAAATGGAACTTCAATTTTTTGGAATGATACAAGTAAATCGAATGATTGAAGCAAAAATCATGGATAGTTGAGAAATGATATTTGATACTTACAAAAGATAAACCTTGCGACCGTGCTTTCTCTAGATTTTTGAGCTTCCGAAGAATGTTACTACCGAGTGTGAGGAACAAATGAAGAAGCTTTTGATATTTATATACACACTAAGGACCCTGATCGATTCGGCAGTTACGAAACGCAAGGCGCGATATCGTTTTTGGCTGTGCATATTTTGCGAAGTTTGGACTTTTGGAGTATGAGAGAgtcaattatttctttttttttgaatttcaattgggaTATCAAAGTGTTACAATAATTACATATCTGGAGATGTATAGAAGTTCTATAAATAATAGTAAGTAATTTGTCGTATAGTTAATGTGTTGAAAGAAtctaattaaagaaaaatttattatttttcaaataagtGCCAAACTAATTGAAACAAAACTTTGGTTTACGAAAGAATCCTAGCAAATTGCATTTGATAATTGTGTGAAAGGGAAATTTATGTTATGTGTATAATTTGATTTCAAttcaaattaatataatttattttacaaaCCAAAATGTAGGAATGATGAAATTGAAACCTATAGAAAGTATAAAATAAGATAAAGGAGAAAAAGGGGAGATCTTGCTGACCGAATAACTTTCTTGGTGAAGGAGAGAAAGTTTGACAAGCtaaaaaaatttcattgaaagaaaaaaaaaaggagaataaAACTAAAACGACCAGGataaaagtttcaaaatttaaGCTTTTGTGGATTTTAAAGTTCCAATTTCCCCTAAAAGTTTATTCttggattttattttatttttttgaaaaaaataaagtgagtttatatattttagaaGGTATAGTATTCATTTTGAGTAATTGGGAGTTGATTCAGATTAATTTTGAAGTAAAAATATATTGTTTAGAATATCTGTAATATTTCGTGTCCCACCAaaatttatgaataaataatttccaaaatactaaaataaattagACTAAAAATCTCTATAATCGAGCGTTTATGATTGAAAATTTTTTTGTCCATCcataaaagaaatcataaatcaGTGATATATTAggactttaaaataatttatttcgaGGTCGCAACTTAATTTATACCAAGCACTTGATGATCATTACGAATGGAGCATAGTTAATCTCAACTCTTGCTATCTGTCAGAATTCGTGAACAATCAAAATTATGATACAATTTAAACTAGATTCTTGGTGATTCTTATTTTTCGCAAGAGTTATTTTAGTatggtattatttttttttacttatttttgttgtgttgttattgtgtAAGGTCATAATTTAAATAGTGTGCAAAATGATCACATCTGTGCAAATCTCCGGTCACAGTATCAGCTCATAGTGGGCCTAAGCCCATACAAAGTTAAAGCCGCGAGTCCAGATCCAGACAGAAAAACCTTACACTATATCATCTCCTCGAAAACCCTAATACTCACTTGACATTCGACAACCACACCAGTTAGCCTCAATCTTTGGAGCCTGATAGCTGCTTCATCAGATCTCCGAAAATGGTAAGTTTTCACGCAGTTTACGCATTTCCGAGCTCTTAGATTTAATGTTGAGATTTGAAGAAATGTATTGGATTGTTTTCTTCAGCCGTTCAAGAGGTTCGTAGAGATCGGAAGAGTCGCCCTCGTCAACTACGGGAAGGATTACGGGAAGCTTGTTGTTATCGTCGATGTCATTGACCAGAATAGGGTACGTGTCTTCGCTTTTTGCTTAACTGAGCTACTTTTATACTTTACGTTTCAATTTATATGTAGCTTTCCGATTATTGGACGTTCCAAACGCTCGGCATTATTCTCCGGATAGTATCATTTTACGACTACTTATGCGCCTAAATCAATGCTAGTTATGATCGAATCTATGAAGTTTACCGTTCATGTGGTTGTATTATGTAATCGTTAAACTTGTTGGTTTCATTGTTACTCTGTTATTTTCTGATTAATCAAATTTATATGTTGAATAGCATGTTACTTTTGGAACTGCTTGCCATGTATTTTGACAAGGAAGAATAGATGTATAATATACTTATATTGTTTTTTTCCTAGTTTATGAAGGATATGTTCAAGGCCTATGATGGAACATGATAACATGCCTACATTGTCTGATCATATAAGTTTGATTGAGCAATATGAACTGAGGCCTTGTTTTAAGGATTGGTAAAGAATAGTTTTCATATATTTACAATGGTAGAAGTTTAAATTAGCTGCTTTGACGATCATTTACAGTTGTTAAATACTTTCTTGTTTGGAAGCTGTTTGTACAACGGTCCAATTTTCCATGGGTTATAATCCTCTATGTTGTGTAGAATAGAGTACAAGTTTTCTCTGTAAATCATGAAGAGTTATTTAGTCTGTCTATATATGTCGTGGAATTAATTTGACTGTAATATTGCTGATTCTGTTTTGTTTGTGCCATTGCCTGAAAAATGAgaaagataaattatttttcctcAAATAAACCACTTTTTCAGTTGATACAGAAACGTCTTGAAAATGGATTACATTATTGCATCAAATGATACATTTTATCTCCTAGGTTCTTTTTGTGCATTCTATTAAGACCCTTTACCAATTTCTTCTTCACTTCTGTTTTATTCTGTCACAATCGAccaaatttctttgattttgtgTTTTGCTTTAGATTATCTCTTAATTTCAGTTAGTCAAAAAGGCATTGATGATGAAAAACATACCATCAAATTATGAAAGCTCAGTCATTGATTCATCTCAATCAGTACTTTCCGAgcctttttatttgtttatccaACTCAACACAGTTGTTCCTTTTTCTAGATCTGTATCTCTCATTATGTTTGCATAGTTCTCCATATACCTATTCTTTATGATGAGTCTACAAAAGGCAATAAATTAGAGTCTCTGGTGCGCTTTGTCAGTAGCGTATTCAGCGCTGTACGTTGCCAAGAATGAAACGGGGCGGAGATTCTGGCACAAGGACTATCTGCATTCTGCAAGTGTCCTCGTGCATTCAGATGCCTCTTCATTTTTTGAAAACTTCTTCAAACTTAGGGTCATAAAAGAAGTACCTAATATCTTTTTTCTAACATATCAAACAAAATAATgtcattttataatattttgacaAGTTCTCTCATGGGTTGAGCTAATAAATAGGCCGGTTGGCGGGGTCATGTTTTCATGGGCCAATTTTGCCACTCCTACTTGATAATTTCCTAGTTCACTTTAGTTTAAGCTAGTCAGTGGCTAGTTGTTTAATTGACTGTTAAATTACCTGTACAAGGTGAAGAATTTATAAACTGCTTTGATGAAATACCCATCCATCTCTCTAATTGACAGGCTCTTGTTGATGCTCCAGACATGGTGAGGAGCCAGATGAACTTTAAGAGACTTTCACTCACAGATATCAAAATCGACATTAGTAGAATTCCAAGGAAGAAGACACTCATTGCTGCTATGGAGGCTGCTGGTGAGTATAGTGCTTAggatattttattttccttctAGAAGATGTAGATTAGTAATTGCTTAATCAGTCCTGTGCATTCTACTTGGTTGAAGTTTTATGAAGATTGACCACTAATTTGATTTGTGCTCCCAGACGTGAAGAACAAATGGGAGAGCAGTTCCTGGGGAAGGAAGTTGATAGTTCAGAAGAGGAGGGCCTCACTTAATGATTTTGACAGGTTCAAGCTTATGCTGGCAAAGATAAAGGTGTGGTTATGTTTGATATTAAACTTGGCTTCATTTTTTGCTGGACTGGTTAAATTTACCCCATCCCCGAACACTCTTGGCTAAAGCTTAGAGCAAGTAGATATTGTTTACCTGAAAATATGGAGGTGGTCTTTTTAAGGCCAAATGTTACTGCCATCCTTTTGCTTTAACTTTATTATGGACCTATATTTCCTTCCAAACTAGTCTCTACAAGTGTTAAATAGTGACCTGAAAATGTAGTTGGTTTGGATCTAGTCAAGCATGGAGATTTCTGTGGTATTTGTCTTCTATCACAAGCTGATACAACTACATTGATTTTGCAGAGGGCTGGAGTGGTGAGACAGGAGCTTGCTAAGCTCAAGAAAGAGACTGCTTGAGAACTCTTTGATTAGTCAAATTGGAATATTAGATTTCGAAAGTTGTTCTTGTTTTAGCTTTGAGATTTTGTTGCATCAAGggaagaaaaacatatttgtttttttacttCTAACGTCTTTCAATAGTTTTTCTGATCTATGAAGATGGACGATCTCGGCCAAGAATTTCCTGCTGTCATTTAATGTAATGGCTTAATACCTTTTTGTTGTGTGCAATCAATTAAATCGATGACTACCTCAGTTGTTAAGGTGGCAAAGGTTGGAAGTATTTGTTTAGGTCGGAGGGGGCCCGTCATTCCCAAATGGGTTGAGGCTTTGATCTAGGTGTATTTTTCAGTCAAACAAACCGATTATTTCAATATTATTCTTGTGAGGTACAATCGGTAGATCATTCATTTTAAGTAATAAGGTCTAACTTAGTGGGAGAGAAATGGTGCAACAAGTGATGGTGCATGAAGTAGGTTTAGACTTGGGAGGTGGAATATGTACCAAGAGGAGTCAATgcaaataagaaaatcatatcTAAGCATGTgagttattatattatattaatagaAAAATCACTGAAGAAAATGACGAAGAAAATTCAATTAACATGAGACGTCATTTCATTAATAGAAGATTCACTGAAGAAAATGAAGCAGaaaattcaatttatatttctttcgaAGACAAGAAaattaagacaaataaattaaaatggagagAGTATTGAAACAGAATCccacaataaaatatttttaagtcaaGAGTTAAAAAGATGCATTCAGATCCCCTAAAAGAATTCCTTTCACTAGGCATTCCTGTAGGGCTTAAGACAGTTTACATTGATTTCGTACAACGATAatatttattcatatatatatagagagagaaaaaaactcTCGCACTTTACTCTTAACATTTCTTTGGATGAGTCTAAATGCTCTATGGTAGCCAGCAACTCTAATATAGAAACAAAAACAAGGAATATGATAAGTTGAATAAGATTCAATTGTCTCATATAAAAGGTACAACACATTACCCATTTACAGCACTTCGAGACGTCCTCCGTAAATAGGATTGGATGTTCAATCAATCAGGAAATTCTCTCTTTACAAGTGCATTCTCTTACTTTCTGATTGAAAGAAACTCAAAGCTCCGAAGGGGGTTATCATGGTTGCCCTTTGTGAGTGAAGTTCGCGAGAATGATGATGGTTTTGTTTCAATTCCCTGTTGAATTCTTTGTGTGGTAGATAGACGGCCAGTGCTTGACACTAATCTGCTTGAGCGACTATCCGCGGGTTCAGCAGAAGAGGTCGGTCTGCTGCTTGACATGACAGCCCTTTTAGAAGAGCTTCCGTTTCTCGAGCTACGGCCTCTCTCTGAATCAGCTTGCTGCAAAATAGATAATAAACTTTACTTGTTTAGTTAGCACACAACGGCTTTTTACCTAGTAGCTCAATGCAACAATTCAACAAGCTAATCGAAAGGAAATTTGTTTGTTATTTCTCTTCGTTTTAGAAAAAAAGGATGGATCAATACCACATCTTTGGATGAAGGAATATCCTCTGAAGTCCTATGTCTGGAGTGTTCCCCATGCCTACCAGCTGCAGAAGTATTTCTTCTGGAAAATGCTTCCACAGCACCAGAAAATCTATCCCGAATATCTTGCCCCACTGGATTAAAGAATTAACACACAAACGTCAACTAGTGATAATTGTCAAAAGCTGCAATTTCACTAATAAGCAAACAGAGGCAGATGCCGGCACACAAATTCGCCCTTACCACATCTGGAAATTAGAAGGTCTATAATCATAATTCAGGGATTTATAGGCGCACACATTTTACAAATTATCTGATActcaaaataaaactcataGAAGAGACATAATTTTGACATGTCTTGCTTGAAGAAATTACTAAATGCCAAAAGAACTAATCACCCCAGCCGACTAATTCCTATAACGAGCTACTAAAATAGACATCACCCCTTATTTGAGAATATCTACATTTGTGGAGAATATCTACATCTTCAACTTCAACAATAATACCTGACGCCCTTCCTGGCCTTTCTGCAGATGGCCCAGCATTTAGTCCAGCATTCCCACTAGGATTCTGGAAGAAATATAACGCATACACTTTTGTTCATAAGAAAGTTAAGCAGCAATTTTCAATGATAACATCCTAAAGTTTTCAAATACTAACTCGTCCTCTAGAACTGGCACCAATCTGAGGATACTTCAAAATTGTCCAATCAAATACATAGTCGAATTGATAACCTGCACCAATGAAAAGTTAAGATTCAAATCATGAAAGACAGTCAAAGACTAAAAATGAGATAGTTAACAAGTGGGGAAATTTTTGGAGCGAAAAAGTAggcatcaaatatttttttaaaaagaagagaaactaCCTTCACGAATAAACAAGTCTCTGAAAAGCCTCTTCAAATATGAATAGTCAGGTTTATCTTCAAATCTTAATGATCGACAGTAGTGGAAGTATGATATGAACTCAGACGGATAAGATTTGCACAGCCCCTGTTATGGACAAAAAAGGGAGTCTTCTCTGAATTACCTCACGCACTGACAAATCAGAGGCAAGATGGCCcaaactaaggccaaactactttATTAACCACAACAAGCTCGTTTTGCAATAATCATAATAAGTACATTTGACATGATCCATACTTGACTCAAACCAGGGTAAAGTTTCGTGTTACTATCATACTTCAACAAAATATTGAACGAGGTGACTGCCTTGTACATGTACTCATCATTCACAAAAGGTGATGTAGGTTGTACTAAGATGTATTCATATTAGGTAATAAGTACCTCTATTGGTGTTAACATCTTTTTCTCACTGATTTTATCGTATTTCTGCTTCTTTGTACCACCTTTAAGTCCCTGCCATGGAAGGCTGAGCCAAAAAGAAACTGTCCCAAGTCAGGAAACAGGAAAACACCCAGAATTTACAATAAGAAGAAACAGAACAAAGTCAGAGATAAGACatgaaaataaaacaaaagggCATAAAATCCAACCTTCCTCTAAGAAAATACATAAGCACATAACCAAGAGATTCCAAATCATCTCTTCTGCTTTGCTCTGCCATAAAAACGAAAAAGGACAACAACTGATCAGTTATAAATCATACTGAAACTAACTATGCCCCAAGTAGTTCAAGAATCTAAGCAAGATACACCTACCAACTCCAAGATGTGTGTTGACACTCGCATAACGAGCAGTTCCTGTCAGATTCTTGTTTTCCCTGgggatgaaaataaaaaagaagaccATATAGACGCAGTCAAAATACAAATTTATCAAAGCTGAGGGGGAAAGgtttaaagaatgaataaaaattTGACCAGCACACTTTTTGGAACTACACTTTCCTAGCAttctcttttaaaataatacctTACTTTACCTAtccccccaaaaaataaaatgaccaGCACAGAGTCATCATCTTTTCATCCTTTTTCTTTTACCGTTCTTTCATGGGCAATAAATGAAGTCACGAGGAAGGATAAAAGGAAAAGCTATTCATTTTCATAATGAAGCATATTTTGGTGCtttaaagaaaaagaatctATAAGTACCAGTCATGTCAAGCAAATTGATATAAATTTTCACTAGAAGAAAAACGAAGGCCGCCGTAAATGGTGATCATGCTTTTTTCTCGTCACTCTCGCACTTAAACATAGAAAAGAGCtctagaagaaaaaaaacaaaagaaaagaaaaagtgcAAACATCAGACACCCAACATACAAAGTTCTTGATGATGAAGATTTTCCAAGGATGTGAAAGAGAATCAAAATTctgctctttttttttctttaatctaagttgctcggactcgGGTGCGGGTGTCCTGTGCAGATGTGAATTCGAGAGTCGGATTCggcaaaatctaaattttaagatttggGGATACGAATCCGAGTATGGATATGGGTGTAGGAATTCGgctaaaaatattcaatattataaCAATATAGTTATAAGATAAAGATATTCTTCCcctcagaaaagaaaaagaaagtcattCAAGACCTTTCACCAACTCTCCTTACAGATCATTGCTACTGTCTACCATAAGTCGGAACACAACCGCTTGAATATTTACCATCTCTCTGTTTGGCTTGAAACATGAAGCAACAAATATTGACCAAGAGGAAAAGTATCTTGGTCAAAGTATCTCATGTGGGTTGATCGAATCCCACACGCATCCCCTACCCGCATCCCGCACCCGTCTGATGTATCTTATGTGGATTGTCCATGGACTCTTGGTCAAAGTATCTAATGTGGGTTGACCGAATCCCACAAGTATCCCGCACCCGCACCTGTCTCGTGTCCACACTGGTGTGGCAGCAAAAACGAAGAGTCCGCGCAACTTAACCTTTAATAAAACTATGCATGAGCATACCGATGTGTgtgtatacatatatttatcaAGGACCAGATCAAGTCAAGATTGTTGTTACCTGTATGGGATATGCTTGTGAGTCTGGAGATCCCTATACTTTTTGGCAAGCCCAAAGTCAATTGCATAAACCTGTCATCAGTATTTAGACACCATTGCATCAGCTACCAACACTTTATTTTCCTTGAAGCTCTTACTTCAACACTGGTATTCAGTAAGCATAAAACATCCAATTACAGACCTAGAGAACCATAATAGTAGATCGAACAGATAAGTATAATCACTAAAGCTTAAAGAGAAAAGAAGCATAGACTTTTAACACCAACACCATATCAGAACATCAGAAGCTCAATTTAAGTCATTCCTACACACCAGCAACGCATCACTCGATCTTTTCAGCAACAATACATGAGGTAATCCTCTACTTATACTGTAGAACCCATTCATGAAGAAAGCTGAACATAAATTGTAGACTTTGTAAGCTGCAACAAGCATCGCTGAATGACATGATTACACCTAATAGCATACAAGCCAGTAGTTGGGCAATCAACCACCAATGCAACCTCTAACTTGAACAAAAGTTGCATTTCCAATTCAAGCATAGTGATAACATGCACAGTTAAAGcgaattatgttttaaaaaatcacACTTCAAAAATTGTTTCCACAACCAAATCTCAGTAATAGACTTTAGCCAACCTGAAGTCTGAACTCAGTAAACCACCAATGATACCAAACTATGTTATTCTTTTCCTTTATATGGTAAAGATAATAATGATGCCCAACTCATGAGGAAGAAAAGAGCTGCTGGAAAACAGACATCGATAAGCAACTATTGTCCAGAGCCATGGCGGAATACTTAGAAGTTCAACGTGGTGATGCAAAAAATAAGTTTGTACAAGCAGGGCATGAACAGGTACCTGATTTGCCTTGCGACCTAGGCCCATTAAAAAGTTGTCTGGCTTTATGTCACGATGAAGAAATCCTCTGGAGTGCATGTACTCAACTCTATTAATCTAAGAATGGCACAGGACAGGTTATTATTACCTCAAGTACATAGGCAAACATGTAAGAATGTTACTCTCTAAAAAGAGATGGCATGTTGATACG
This Solanum dulcamara chromosome 8, daSolDulc1.2, whole genome shotgun sequence DNA region includes the following protein-coding sequences:
- the LOC129901274 gene encoding 60S ribosomal protein L14-1, whose protein sequence is MPFKRFVEIGRVALVNYGKDYGKLVVIVDVIDQNRALVDAPDMVRSQMNFKRLSLTDIKIDISRIPRKKTLIAAMEAADVKNKWESSSWGRKLIVQKRRASLNDFDRFKLMLAKIKRAGVVRQELAKLKKETA
- the LOC129899260 gene encoding casein kinase 1-like protein 11; the encoded protein is MDHVVGGKFKLGRKIGSGSFGELYLGVNLQNGEEVAIKLESVKTRHPQLHYESKIYMLLQGGTGIPNLKWFGVEGEYNIMVIDLLGPSLEDLFNYCNRLFTLKTVLMLADQLINRVEYMHSRGFLHRDIKPDNFLMGLGRKANQVYAIDFGLAKKYRDLQTHKHIPYRENKNLTGTARYASVNTHLGVEQSRRDDLESLGYVLMYFLRGSLPWQGLKGGTKKQKYDKISEKKMLTPIEGLCKSYPSEFISYFHYCRSLRFEDKPDYSYLKRLFRDLFIREGYQFDYVFDWTILKYPQIGASSRGRNPSGNAGLNAGPSAERPGRASVGQDIRDRFSGAVEAFSRRNTSAAGRHGEHSRHRTSEDIPSSKDVQADSERGRSSRNGSSSKRAVMSSSRPTSSAEPADSRSSRLVSSTGRLSTTQRIQQGIETKPSSFSRTSLTKGNHDNPLRSFEFLSIRK